A single window of Rhodamnia argentea isolate NSW1041297 chromosome 5, ASM2092103v1, whole genome shotgun sequence DNA harbors:
- the LOC115737179 gene encoding uncharacterized protein LOC115737179 has product MAMATGAAMETFKGEGCEEVNYAMCDSRSAEGIEEYGFAIIDLDELHGRNARCVEGSSMRSDIEVGDISLYANASSDNVDFLNMDSQFEYTHPEFNADVDMEKLGMCFSNAKEFREAIKNYAIKNGRQVRFAKNAPNKVRAVCSEGCGWLIYASKMQGEQTLQVKTYNPIHKCNRALHVPQVSSKWLAKKYCDRLRNNPTWPGASMKKTMESENVLKLSRTMVYRARATAMSMVTGNEREQFRMLRSYCQALLDSNPRSTFVIKSEQCQDQSKFRGVYICLDALRRGFLEGCRRFVGFDGCHLSSGYKGVLLAFVGLDGNNQMYPFAWAVVGQETYETRTWFISMMAEDPGIGDPTNSKYWTFLCDKQKGLVQALANLMPEVEHIFCLRHLYENFRLRHKGMELKRLVWKATMATRVCDFNLAMEELKAVNEKAHDWLSQRPPVQWSKSHFGTSSKCDASLNNRCESFNKSIIDAGDKPIITLVEAIRVQLMERIHKQKDGLANYNGVICPKIREIPKIPAPLEIIYSHPMCLSKFSSIYSSLLKISDSALLLNARMEIKCISAF; this is encoded by the exons GTGAGGGATGTGAAGAAGTCAACTATGCCATGTGTGATAGTAGGAGTGCTGAGGGTATTGAAGAATATGGGTTTGCCATAATTGATCTTGATGAGTTACATGGAAGAAATGCACGATGCGTAGAGGGTAGCTCAATGCGGAGCGATATAGAGGTTGGAGACATTAGCTTGTACGCAAATGCATCATCTGATAATGTAGATTTCTTGAATATGGATAGTCAATTTGAGTATACTCATCCCGAGTTCAATGCTGATGTGGATATGGAGAAGTTAGGGATGTGCTTTAGCAATGCTAAGGAGTTTAGAGAAGCAATTAAGAATTATGCCATAAAAAATgggagacaggtgaggtttgcTAAGAATGCACCAAATAAGGTGAGGGCGGTGTGTTCGGAAGGTTGTGGTTGGCTTATATATGCTTCCAAAATGCAAGGGGAGCAGACTTTACAAGTCAAAACCTACAATCCCATACATAAATGTAATAGAGCTCTACATGTTCCTCAAGTAAGCTCTAAATGGTTAGCAAAAAAGTATTGTGATCGGTTGAGGAATAATCCAACATGGCCAGGTGCTTCAATGAAGAAAACAATGGAGTCTGAGAATGTTTTGAAGCTATCCAGGACAATGGTTTATAGAGCTAGGGCTACAGCAATGAGTATGGTTACGGGGAATGAGCGGGAGCAATTTCGGATGCTTAGAAGTTATTGCCAAGCACTTCTTGATTCCAATCCAAGATCCACTTTTGTAATCAAGAGCGAGCAATGTCAAGACCAATCCAAGTTTAGAGGAGTCTACATATGTCTAGATGCATTGAGGAGGGGTTTTCTAGAAGGATGTAGGCGCTTTGTAGGGTTTGATGGTTGTCATTTGTCATCAGGCTACAAGGGTGTACTTCTAGCATTTGTAGGCCTAGATGGAAACAATCAAATGTATCCATTTGCATGGGCGGTTGTGGGACAAGAAACATATGAAACACGGACCTGGTTTATTAGTATGATGGCGGAAGATCCGGGGATCGGAGACCCTACAAATTCCAAGTATTGGACTTTCTTGTGTGATAAGCAGAAGGGATTAGTGCAAGCACTAGCAAATTTGATGCCTGAAGTAGAACACATATTTTGCTTAAGGCATCTTTATGAGAATTTCAGGCTGCGTCACAAAGGAATGGAACTTAAACGTTTGGTTTGGAAGGCTACCATGGCAACTAGGGTGTGTGATTTCAACTTAGCAATGGAAGAGCTTAAGGCGGTCAATGAAAAAGCTCATGATTGGTTATCCCAAAGGCCTCCAGTGCAATGGAGCAAGTCCCATTTCGGAACAAGCTCAAAATGCGACGCTTCCTTGAATAACCGGTGCGAAAGCTTCAACAAGAGCATTATTGACGCCGGAGACAAGCCTATCATCACATTGGTTGAAGCTATAAGAGTGCAACTCATGGAAAGGATTCATAAGCAAAAAGATGGGTTGGCTAACTACAATGGTGTGATCTGTCCTAAGATTCGGGAG ATTCCAAAGATACCGGCTCCGCTAGAGATCATTTACTCCCACCCGATGTGCCTAAGCAA ATTTTCCAGCATCTACTCTAGCTTGCTCAAGATATCAGATTCTGCTTTGCTACTGAATGCAAGGATGGAGATCAAGTGCATTTCAGCATTTTAG